A window of the Linepithema humile isolate Giens D197 chromosome 4, Lhum_UNIL_v1.0, whole genome shotgun sequence genome harbors these coding sequences:
- the DCTN1-p150 gene encoding dynactin subunit 1 isoform X3 — protein MSFKAGQRVEVPVKDCQGVIAYVGHPAFASGKWIGVILDEPKGKNNGTVKGQVYFKCAENHGMFARQTQLILLDEAGNRTEPVSPSSAGSSATTPDDSAARARSRLNSISMRRRNEPTASRLSLSGSRTLLSAPSTESLTGSQHERRDGGESLIPAPTTASKRASFIEKSPSTSSPPGKKPKAQDDHNNTGFVETLKPQFVPGQVMAGSAAAANLVEEKLSHLQLIQENDNLKSQVRDLTDKVETLRVKRMQDKEKMKDFEKTKLQIEQLLEFKAKVMESQASLQRDLQRARQEAREAYVAKEKFQEEMSGIAETAEMATLDKEMAEEKAETLQIELEQLKEKLEEQTLDLEILRTEMSERAAGGGMTTGTSNYEVKQLEQQNNRLRETLVKMRDLLAHEKHEFQKLQKDMDQKKSEILELSRTKEKLSARVEEMEHQIADLQEQVDAALGAEEMVEMLGEKKMALEEKVIELEEAVADLEALQDMSDQLAESSKELELELREELDLALGAARDAQRHRDAALETLADRELTITKFRELTHQLQEQCLQLQQRVQSTESTKTNIRGADQQLAEILDFQKTFAETRAQTKAVDLELRRLDAEEARNHVCYLLSFMPPAFLTRGGDHDAILMLLLIPRMTQKTEILISQVREKYRSIEKIDRASVVRGHSVAQYSFRSRLCSHMYALQTTLSCFESTLNSCNPEMLLKAGAAYPEMAAQEKSLDSLIELAKRDQLDENLPMDAIEKCCGYFATMFSVLFGENTTINQARLIVNGTRTLGSTCDAIATDAAAIKALIQGESGDIGLLCQHVETTCEVIQQHLKSARRRVPRDHAGPAFSVAANLGLDKDCNEQFSTCYQHAVKIIKTLQNLLKSALQAITGNGDLDTGLTADKLKEMAATSSEKVYDTEDLGPVATIKTSLTVIQQLAANLAQKMAECENELAISGQTQSQQQSMENESITPIVVRASAVRKESEETKILSRKLETRDGDIREARLALREKQEELSQMTLRKELAEKRFATQQHEHEMNVEKLKRKLDEAQNQLKRKEKEFEETMDHLQTDIDSLETEKGQLKEKLKSVGKKPTSTSGADSMTGSTSIMSTLDNKYYVQEINALKEALSNEHQQKKKILCDVLRRKLDSLEPLSTPSTLRSPDSTIQELRKRTTELVKDVAKTVVYPTVPDLRRKVPEVSYHYLLERRRNIIQLKERADELAAQVRREAIKRTPGGRAEANFAVYPNREMAAAMHERKLLAAEIKIPYNGPEQSFLVNVGPQELRKIHTLLYY, from the exons ATGTCATTCAAAGCTGGTCAACGCGTCGAGGTTCCTGTAAAGGACTGCCAAGGCGTAATAGCCTACGTGGGCCACCCGGCCTTCGCGTCGGGCAAATGGATCGGCGTGATACTCGATGAACCGAAGGGGAAAAACAACGGCACTGTCAAAGGCCAGGTGTACTTCAAG TGTGCGGAAAATCATGGCATGTTTGCGCGTCAGACACAGCTTATACTTCTGGATGAAGCTGGCAATAGGACAGAACCTGTTAGTCCTTCTTCGGCAGGTAGCAGTGCCACTACACCTGACGACAGCGCTGCTAGAGCCAGGAGTCGTCTAAATAG CATTAGTATGCGTCGAAGGAACGAACCTACAGC TTCTCGATTATCCTTGAGTGGAAGTAGAACATTATTAAGTGCTCCAAGCACAGAAAGTTTAACTGGATCGCAGCATGAACGTAGGGATGGCGGCGAGTCATTAATTCCAGCGCCAACCACTGCTTCAAAGCGCGCATCATTTATTGAG AAGTCCCCTAGCACGAGCTCGCCTCCCGGCAAAAAGCCAAAGGCCCAAGATGATcacaataat ACAGGTTTTGTAGAAACGTTGAAACCGCAGTTCGTGCCCGGCCAGGTGATGGCAGGTTCGGCAGCGGCCGCGAACCTGGTGGAAGAAAAATTGTCACACTTGCAGCTTATACAAGAGAATGATAACTTGAAATCTCAG GTACGCGATCTTACTGACAAAGTAGAAACTTTACGTGTGAAGCGAATGCAGGACAAAGAGAAGATGAAGGATTTCGAAAAGACAAAACTCCAAATCGAACAGCTTCTCGAGTTCAAGGCTAAAGTCATGGAAAGTCAA GCGAGCCTCCAGAGAGATCTTCAACGAGCTCGACAAGAAGCCAGAGAAGCTTATGTGGCAAAGGAAAAATTCCAGGAAGAAATGTCCGGTATCGCGGAGACAGCAGAAATGGCCACGTTAGATAAGGAAATGGCAGAAGAGAAAGCGGAAACCCTTCAAATTGAATTAGAACAACTCAAGGAAAAATTGGAGGAACAAACGTTGGATTTAGAGATATTACGCACAGAAATGTCCGAACGG GCAGCCGGCGGTGGAATGACTACAGGGACATCGAACTATGAGGTGAAGCAATTGGAACAGCAGAACAATAGATTGCGCGAAACGCTCGTGAAAATGCGCGATTTGTTGGCGCACGAGAAGCACGAATTCCAGAAACTGCAAAAGGACATGGATCAGAAGAAGTCTGAGATTTTGGAGTTGAGTCGCACGAAAGAAAAGTTATCTGCGCGTGTCGAAGAAATGGAACATCAGATAGCGGATCTACAAGAACAA GTTGATGCGGCATTAGGAGCCGAGGAAATGGTCGAAATGCTAGGCGAGAAGAAAATGGCTTTGGAGGAAAAAGTAATTGAATTAGAAGAGGCTGTCGCGGACTTGGAAGCTTTGCAG GATATGTCTGATCAATTGGCCGAATCGTCCAAAGAATTGGAATTGGAGCTTCGCGAGGAATTGGATCTCGCTCTTGGAGCGGCACGCGACGCGCAACGGCACCGAGACGCCGCGCTGGAAACACTCGCGGATCGCGAATTAACCATCACGAAGTTCCGCGAACTCACGCACCAACTGCAGGAGCAATGCTTGCAATTGCAGCAACGAGTTCAGTCGACAGAATCCACCAAGACTAATATTCGag GCGCGGACCAGCAACTGGCAGAGATATTAGACTTCCAGAAAACGTTCGCCGAGACTCGAGCGCAAACCAAGGCGGTCGATCTCGAGTTGCGTCGCTTGGACGCCGAGGAGGCGCGGAACCACGTGTGCTATTTGCTATCCTTCATGCCGCCCGCATTTTTGACTCGCGGCGGAGACCACGACGCGATATTAATGCTTCTTCTGATACCGAGAATGACGCAGAAAACGGAGATATTAATCTCGCAAGTGCGAGAGAAGTACAGATCGATCGAGAAGATAGACAG AGCTTCTGTAGTGAGAGGTCACTCGGTGGCGCAATACTCGTTTAGATCTCGTCTGTGTTCACACATGTATGCCTTACAAACGACGCTAAGCTGCTTCGAGTCGACTCTGAACTCCTGCAACCCGGAAATGCTGCTTAAAGCGGGCGCGGCTTATCCGGAAATGGCGGCGCAAGAGAAATCTTTGGATTCACTGATCGAACTGGCTAAGAGAGATCAGTTGGATGAGAATTTGCCGATGGACGCTATCGAGAAGTGTTGCGGATACTTCGCGACGATGTTCTCAGTGCTGTTCGGGGAAAATACGACTATCAATCAGGCGCGTTTGATCGTTAACGGCACGAGAACTTTGGGCAGCACGTGCGATGCCATTGCTACCGACGCTGCGGCGATTAAAGCACTGATACAAGGAGAGAGTGGTGACATAG GTCTACTTTGTCAACACGTGGAAACAACGTGCGAAGTAATCCAGCAACACTTGAAGTCGGCTAGAAGGCGAGTACCGCGCGATCACGCCGGCCCAGCGTTCTCCGTAGCCGCCAATTTAGGATTAGACAAAGACTGCAACGAGCAATTCTCGACGTGCTATCAACAcgctgtaaaaataataaagacacTCCAAAATCTATTGAAGAGCGCTTTGCAGGCTATCACCGGAAATGGCG ATTTGGATACGGGACTCACGGCCGACAAGTTGAAGGAAATGGCCGCGACTTCTAGCGAAAAGGTGTACGATACGGAAGACCTCGGACCTGTCGCCACTATCAAAACCAGCTTGACGGTGATACAACAACTGGCGGCGAATCTGGCGCAGAAGATGGCCGAATGCGAAAACGAATTGGCTATAAGCGGACAGACGCAGAGTCAGCAGCAATCTATGGAGAACGAATCGATAACGCCAATCGTGGTTAGAGCGAGTGCGGTGAGGAAGGAATCGGAGGAAACGAAAATACTTAGCAG aaAACTCGAAACAAGAGATGGCGATATACGCGAAGCGAGATTAGCTCTGCGGGAAAAGCAGGAAGAACTGTCCCAAATGACGTTGCGAAAGGAATTGGCCGAAAAGCGATTTGCGACGCAACAGCATGAACACGAGATGAACGTTGAAAAGCTAAAGAGAAAATTAGACGAGGCGCAGAATCAGTTAAAACGCAag GAGAAAGAATTCGAAGAGACGATGGATCATCTACAAACCGATATCGACAGTCTGGAAACGGAGAAAGGACAATTGAAGGAAAAGCTGAAGTCGGTTGGCAAGAAACCGACATCAACATCTGGCGCGGATAGCATGACGGGAAGCACTTCGATAATGAGCACTTTGGATAACAAATATTACGTACAGGAAATAAACGCTCTCAAGGAAGCCTTGAGTAACGAACACcagcaaaagaaaaagatattgtgCGACGTTCTACGACGGAAATTAGATAGTTTGGAGCCATTATCGACGCCGTCGACTCTCAGATCTCCGGACTCGACGATTCAAGAATTGCGGAAGAGGACCACCGAGCTCGTTAAG GACGTCGCGAAGACCGTAGTGTATCCGACGGTTCCTGATTTGAGGCGTAAAGTGCCCGAAGTGTCTTATCATTACTTATTGGAACGGCGAAGGAACATCATACAGCTGAAGGAACGAGCCGACGAGCTGGCG GCTCAGGTGCGTCGCGAGGCTATCAAACGTACGCCCGGCGGAAGAGCGGAAGCGAATTTCGCCGTGTATCCGAATCGAGAGATGGCGGCGGCGATGCACGAACGCAAGCTACTCGCCGCCGAAATAAAGATCCCTTACAACGGCCCCGAACAATCCTTCTTGGTTAACGTAGGACCGCAAGAACTTAGGAAAATTCACACTCTACTATACTATTAG
- the DCTN1-p150 gene encoding dynactin subunit 1 isoform X4, giving the protein MSFKAGQRVEVPVKDCQGVIAYVGHPAFASGKWIGVILDEPKGKNNGTVKGQVYFKCAENHGMFARQTQLILLDEAGNRTEPVSPSSAGSSATTPDDSAARARSRLNSISMRRRNEPTAVRRKTSPANVTRQQSDKLSGSRLSLSGSRTLLSAPSTESLTGSQHERRDGGESLIPAPTTASKRASFIETGFVETLKPQFVPGQVMAGSAAAANLVEEKLSHLQLIQENDNLKSQVRDLTDKVETLRVKRMQDKEKMKDFEKTKLQIEQLLEFKAKVMESQASLQRDLQRARQEAREAYVAKEKFQEEMSGIAETAEMATLDKEMAEEKAETLQIELEQLKEKLEEQTLDLEILRTEMSERAAGGGMTTGTSNYEVKQLEQQNNRLRETLVKMRDLLAHEKHEFQKLQKDMDQKKSEILELSRTKEKLSARVEEMEHQIADLQEQVDAALGAEEMVEMLGEKKMALEEKVIELEEAVADLEALQDMSDQLAESSKELELELREELDLALGAARDAQRHRDAALETLADRELTITKFRELTHQLQEQCLQLQQRVQSTESTKTNIRGADQQLAEILDFQKTFAETRAQTKAVDLELRRLDAEEARNHVCYLLSFMPPAFLTRGGDHDAILMLLLIPRMTQKTEILISQVREKYRSIEKIDRASVVRGHSVAQYSFRSRLCSHMYALQTTLSCFESTLNSCNPEMLLKAGAAYPEMAAQEKSLDSLIELAKRDQLDENLPMDAIEKCCGYFATMFSVLFGENTTINQARLIVNGTRTLGSTCDAIATDAAAIKALIQGESGDIGLLCQHVETTCEVIQQHLKSARRRVPRDHAGPAFSVAANLGLDKDCNEQFSTCYQHAVKIIKTLQNLLKSALQAITGNGDLDTGLTADKLKEMAATSSEKVYDTEDLGPVATIKTSLTVIQQLAANLAQKMAECENELAISGQTQSQQQSMENESITPIVVRASAVRKESEETKILSRKLETRDGDIREARLALREKQEELSQMTLRKELAEKRFATQQHEHEMNVEKLKRKLDEAQNQLKRKEKEFEETMDHLQTDIDSLETEKGQLKEKLKSVGKKPTSTSGADSMTGSTSIMSTLDNKYYVQEINALKEALSNEHQQKKKILCDVLRRKLDSLEPLSTPSTLRSPDSTIQELRKRTTELVKDVAKTVVYPTVPDLRRKVPEVSYHYLLERRRNIIQLKERADELAAQVRREAIKRTPGGRAEANFAVYPNREMAAAMHERKLLAAEIKIPYNGPEQSFLVNVGPQELRKIHTLLYY; this is encoded by the exons ATGTCATTCAAAGCTGGTCAACGCGTCGAGGTTCCTGTAAAGGACTGCCAAGGCGTAATAGCCTACGTGGGCCACCCGGCCTTCGCGTCGGGCAAATGGATCGGCGTGATACTCGATGAACCGAAGGGGAAAAACAACGGCACTGTCAAAGGCCAGGTGTACTTCAAG TGTGCGGAAAATCATGGCATGTTTGCGCGTCAGACACAGCTTATACTTCTGGATGAAGCTGGCAATAGGACAGAACCTGTTAGTCCTTCTTCGGCAGGTAGCAGTGCCACTACACCTGACGACAGCGCTGCTAGAGCCAGGAGTCGTCTAAATAG CATTAGTATGCGTCGAAGGAACGAACCTACAGC TGTACGGAGAAAAACATCTCCTGCGAATGTTACTCGCCAGCAATCTGACAAACTTTCTGG TTCTCGATTATCCTTGAGTGGAAGTAGAACATTATTAAGTGCTCCAAGCACAGAAAGTTTAACTGGATCGCAGCATGAACGTAGGGATGGCGGCGAGTCATTAATTCCAGCGCCAACCACTGCTTCAAAGCGCGCATCATTTATTGAG ACAGGTTTTGTAGAAACGTTGAAACCGCAGTTCGTGCCCGGCCAGGTGATGGCAGGTTCGGCAGCGGCCGCGAACCTGGTGGAAGAAAAATTGTCACACTTGCAGCTTATACAAGAGAATGATAACTTGAAATCTCAG GTACGCGATCTTACTGACAAAGTAGAAACTTTACGTGTGAAGCGAATGCAGGACAAAGAGAAGATGAAGGATTTCGAAAAGACAAAACTCCAAATCGAACAGCTTCTCGAGTTCAAGGCTAAAGTCATGGAAAGTCAA GCGAGCCTCCAGAGAGATCTTCAACGAGCTCGACAAGAAGCCAGAGAAGCTTATGTGGCAAAGGAAAAATTCCAGGAAGAAATGTCCGGTATCGCGGAGACAGCAGAAATGGCCACGTTAGATAAGGAAATGGCAGAAGAGAAAGCGGAAACCCTTCAAATTGAATTAGAACAACTCAAGGAAAAATTGGAGGAACAAACGTTGGATTTAGAGATATTACGCACAGAAATGTCCGAACGG GCAGCCGGCGGTGGAATGACTACAGGGACATCGAACTATGAGGTGAAGCAATTGGAACAGCAGAACAATAGATTGCGCGAAACGCTCGTGAAAATGCGCGATTTGTTGGCGCACGAGAAGCACGAATTCCAGAAACTGCAAAAGGACATGGATCAGAAGAAGTCTGAGATTTTGGAGTTGAGTCGCACGAAAGAAAAGTTATCTGCGCGTGTCGAAGAAATGGAACATCAGATAGCGGATCTACAAGAACAA GTTGATGCGGCATTAGGAGCCGAGGAAATGGTCGAAATGCTAGGCGAGAAGAAAATGGCTTTGGAGGAAAAAGTAATTGAATTAGAAGAGGCTGTCGCGGACTTGGAAGCTTTGCAG GATATGTCTGATCAATTGGCCGAATCGTCCAAAGAATTGGAATTGGAGCTTCGCGAGGAATTGGATCTCGCTCTTGGAGCGGCACGCGACGCGCAACGGCACCGAGACGCCGCGCTGGAAACACTCGCGGATCGCGAATTAACCATCACGAAGTTCCGCGAACTCACGCACCAACTGCAGGAGCAATGCTTGCAATTGCAGCAACGAGTTCAGTCGACAGAATCCACCAAGACTAATATTCGag GCGCGGACCAGCAACTGGCAGAGATATTAGACTTCCAGAAAACGTTCGCCGAGACTCGAGCGCAAACCAAGGCGGTCGATCTCGAGTTGCGTCGCTTGGACGCCGAGGAGGCGCGGAACCACGTGTGCTATTTGCTATCCTTCATGCCGCCCGCATTTTTGACTCGCGGCGGAGACCACGACGCGATATTAATGCTTCTTCTGATACCGAGAATGACGCAGAAAACGGAGATATTAATCTCGCAAGTGCGAGAGAAGTACAGATCGATCGAGAAGATAGACAG AGCTTCTGTAGTGAGAGGTCACTCGGTGGCGCAATACTCGTTTAGATCTCGTCTGTGTTCACACATGTATGCCTTACAAACGACGCTAAGCTGCTTCGAGTCGACTCTGAACTCCTGCAACCCGGAAATGCTGCTTAAAGCGGGCGCGGCTTATCCGGAAATGGCGGCGCAAGAGAAATCTTTGGATTCACTGATCGAACTGGCTAAGAGAGATCAGTTGGATGAGAATTTGCCGATGGACGCTATCGAGAAGTGTTGCGGATACTTCGCGACGATGTTCTCAGTGCTGTTCGGGGAAAATACGACTATCAATCAGGCGCGTTTGATCGTTAACGGCACGAGAACTTTGGGCAGCACGTGCGATGCCATTGCTACCGACGCTGCGGCGATTAAAGCACTGATACAAGGAGAGAGTGGTGACATAG GTCTACTTTGTCAACACGTGGAAACAACGTGCGAAGTAATCCAGCAACACTTGAAGTCGGCTAGAAGGCGAGTACCGCGCGATCACGCCGGCCCAGCGTTCTCCGTAGCCGCCAATTTAGGATTAGACAAAGACTGCAACGAGCAATTCTCGACGTGCTATCAACAcgctgtaaaaataataaagacacTCCAAAATCTATTGAAGAGCGCTTTGCAGGCTATCACCGGAAATGGCG ATTTGGATACGGGACTCACGGCCGACAAGTTGAAGGAAATGGCCGCGACTTCTAGCGAAAAGGTGTACGATACGGAAGACCTCGGACCTGTCGCCACTATCAAAACCAGCTTGACGGTGATACAACAACTGGCGGCGAATCTGGCGCAGAAGATGGCCGAATGCGAAAACGAATTGGCTATAAGCGGACAGACGCAGAGTCAGCAGCAATCTATGGAGAACGAATCGATAACGCCAATCGTGGTTAGAGCGAGTGCGGTGAGGAAGGAATCGGAGGAAACGAAAATACTTAGCAG aaAACTCGAAACAAGAGATGGCGATATACGCGAAGCGAGATTAGCTCTGCGGGAAAAGCAGGAAGAACTGTCCCAAATGACGTTGCGAAAGGAATTGGCCGAAAAGCGATTTGCGACGCAACAGCATGAACACGAGATGAACGTTGAAAAGCTAAAGAGAAAATTAGACGAGGCGCAGAATCAGTTAAAACGCAag GAGAAAGAATTCGAAGAGACGATGGATCATCTACAAACCGATATCGACAGTCTGGAAACGGAGAAAGGACAATTGAAGGAAAAGCTGAAGTCGGTTGGCAAGAAACCGACATCAACATCTGGCGCGGATAGCATGACGGGAAGCACTTCGATAATGAGCACTTTGGATAACAAATATTACGTACAGGAAATAAACGCTCTCAAGGAAGCCTTGAGTAACGAACACcagcaaaagaaaaagatattgtgCGACGTTCTACGACGGAAATTAGATAGTTTGGAGCCATTATCGACGCCGTCGACTCTCAGATCTCCGGACTCGACGATTCAAGAATTGCGGAAGAGGACCACCGAGCTCGTTAAG GACGTCGCGAAGACCGTAGTGTATCCGACGGTTCCTGATTTGAGGCGTAAAGTGCCCGAAGTGTCTTATCATTACTTATTGGAACGGCGAAGGAACATCATACAGCTGAAGGAACGAGCCGACGAGCTGGCG GCTCAGGTGCGTCGCGAGGCTATCAAACGTACGCCCGGCGGAAGAGCGGAAGCGAATTTCGCCGTGTATCCGAATCGAGAGATGGCGGCGGCGATGCACGAACGCAAGCTACTCGCCGCCGAAATAAAGATCCCTTACAACGGCCCCGAACAATCCTTCTTGGTTAACGTAGGACCGCAAGAACTTAGGAAAATTCACACTCTACTATACTATTAG